One Chlorobaculum limnaeum genomic window carries:
- a CDS encoding response regulator, with the protein MKEPIHLKQYLKEGTLASHYNAMVVGLLGASAHFLFYFVYVYGFHLPYDNIWLRLIATCLCISLIFIHRFPSSFQPYVSYYWRFTLILSLPFIFTVNLFMNNFNELWLYSEIAMVFILMMFVPNWLIFTIDLILGVVGAVIFYSLSIPNVPLDPEFNIPVYSLVMAFSIFAGYIFSLSNWKSLKELEREKAEEKYRALEALAGSIAHEMRNPLSQIRHNIDEVLHALPHINDEQSIAAAPASTIEIMTKRLNQAQMAVNRGLHVITMTLGNFRSTDVTNEELACLSAMTVTRKALEEYGYASEQERQMIHLKPGEDFLFLGEENSYILVIYNLMVNALQILHSVPDGRIDITIERGESCNRILIRDNGPGIPPDILPKIFDPFFTSGKKGGTGLGLAFCRRVMQSFKAQINCNSEEGRFTEFALEFPVLEQTAINRYESNLYEEYAPFFAGKKMLLAGIPEVYAPLLRRQLAPLKVGLDDADDSDKALEMIEANRYDLVLANVSLPPDGAVKLANDLKNSGRDIPVVASSSSTNPAIETQKGIDALILMPPALPELLGTLKSSMEMVRETLKESLSGKTVLVADDLDFNRRVIKLMLNKLGITILEASNGFEALELLKSQHCDLLIIDMRMPVLDGFETARRIRSTASSWHDIPILGMSGNLDNATMKQAKESGINDSLIKPLKLKPFLQKVTAMLKISQPA; encoded by the coding sequence TTGAAGGAGCCCATCCATCTAAAACAATACCTCAAGGAAGGAACTCTGGCCTCCCACTACAATGCCATGGTAGTCGGCTTGCTTGGAGCTTCTGCTCATTTTTTATTTTACTTCGTTTATGTATATGGTTTTCATCTGCCTTATGATAATATCTGGCTTCGACTTATCGCCACATGTTTATGTATCAGTCTGATTTTTATACATCGCTTTCCATCGTCGTTTCAACCCTACGTATCATATTACTGGCGCTTTACACTAATACTCTCTCTTCCCTTTATCTTCACTGTAAACCTGTTCATGAACAATTTTAATGAACTGTGGCTGTACTCGGAAATTGCCATGGTTTTCATTTTGATGATGTTCGTACCGAACTGGTTGATATTTACCATCGACTTGATTCTTGGAGTTGTTGGCGCCGTAATTTTTTACTCGTTATCAATCCCAAATGTGCCATTAGACCCGGAATTTAACATACCGGTTTACAGTCTCGTTATGGCCTTCTCCATTTTTGCTGGCTACATTTTCAGTTTGAGTAACTGGAAAAGTCTTAAAGAACTGGAAAGAGAAAAAGCCGAAGAAAAATATCGCGCCCTCGAAGCCCTTGCTGGCAGTATTGCTCACGAAATGCGTAACCCGCTTTCTCAGATACGTCACAATATCGACGAAGTTCTGCACGCATTACCGCATATCAACGATGAGCAAAGTATCGCCGCAGCTCCCGCCTCCACTATCGAAATCATGACCAAGCGCCTGAACCAGGCCCAGATGGCTGTCAATCGCGGCCTCCATGTTATAACCATGACACTGGGCAATTTCAGAAGTACTGACGTCACGAATGAAGAGCTTGCCTGTCTGTCGGCAATGACTGTCACCCGCAAAGCGCTGGAAGAGTATGGCTACGCTTCGGAACAGGAACGGCAAATGATCCATCTCAAACCGGGAGAAGATTTCCTGTTCCTTGGCGAGGAGAACAGCTACATTCTGGTTATTTACAATCTGATGGTCAACGCCTTGCAGATTCTTCACTCCGTCCCTGACGGCCGTATCGATATCACCATCGAGCGTGGCGAATCGTGCAACAGGATTCTCATCCGTGATAATGGACCAGGCATCCCTCCGGACATCCTTCCCAAAATCTTCGACCCATTCTTCACTTCGGGAAAGAAAGGCGGTACCGGACTTGGTCTGGCTTTCTGCCGCCGTGTGATGCAATCCTTCAAGGCGCAGATTAACTGCAATTCCGAAGAGGGCAGGTTCACCGAATTCGCACTGGAATTCCCGGTGCTCGAACAGACCGCCATCAACAGGTACGAATCGAACCTTTATGAGGAATACGCGCCCTTTTTTGCAGGAAAAAAAATGCTCTTGGCTGGAATTCCCGAAGTATACGCCCCGCTCCTTCGCCGCCAGCTCGCTCCGCTCAAAGTCGGGCTGGATGACGCCGATGACAGCGACAAAGCCCTTGAGATGATCGAAGCGAATCGCTATGACCTTGTGCTCGCCAATGTCAGTCTGCCGCCAGATGGGGCAGTAAAGCTGGCCAACGACCTCAAGAACAGTGGCCGGGATATTCCCGTTGTCGCGAGCAGCTCCTCGACCAATCCGGCTATCGAAACCCAGAAGGGCATCGATGCCCTGATCTTGATGCCTCCGGCGCTGCCCGAGCTGCTTGGCACCCTGAAAAGCTCGATGGAGATGGTTCGGGAAACGCTCAAGGAGTCGCTTTCGGGCAAGACCGTGCTGGTGGCCGACGATCTCGATTTCAACCGCAGGGTCATCAAACTGATGCTCAACAAGCTGGGCATCACGATCCTCGAAGCCTCGAACGGCTTTGAAGCGCTGGAACTACTGAAATCGCAGCATTGCGACCTGCTGATCATCGATATGAGAATGCCGGTGCTCGACGGCTTCGAAACGGCGAGGCGTATTCGCTCGACCGCCTCTTCATGGCACGATATACCGATACTCGGCATGAGCGGCAACCTCGACAACGCAACCATGAAACAGGCCAAAGAGAGCGGTATCAACGACAGCCTCATCAAGCCGCTCAAGCTCAAGCCGTTCCTCCAAAAAGTAACGGCAATGCTCAAGATCAGCCAGCCCGCCTGA
- the cqsA gene encoding alpha-hydroxyketone-type quorum-sensing autoinducer synthase has translation MITEYFQGVINSTDFPDFIEKKLRQCDDEMFSPRKNKKPLVLGNRLPDAGSIMLQSNDYLNISNHPRIRKAQLEMLTAMNREPLMSAVFLHEDSAMNQFEKRMAFFTGFESSILCQSGWAANVGLLQVIADSSVPVYIDFFAHMSLWDGIKIAGATSYAFRHNDAAHLERLITEHGQGIVAIDALYSTSGEIAPLKDIIEVANRHGCVSVVDESHSLGTYGTQGAGLVNEYGLTDQVHFITASLAKAFAGRAGIILCPSRLAKYYPFMASPSIFSSTLLDYEISGLNATLDVIMEEDERRAALREKSEYFRRGLSSLGYSVASQSQIVSILSGLEPDTEQLRDALEARNVFGSAFMAPATPKTRSLMRFSIHSGLTMEELDYVLNVCADIRDEIGMWNWKSTKTNRVNR, from the coding sequence ATGATTACCGAATATTTTCAAGGGGTGATAAACTCCACCGATTTTCCCGATTTTATTGAGAAAAAACTTCGTCAGTGTGATGACGAAATGTTTAGTCCCAGAAAAAACAAAAAACCACTTGTTCTTGGCAATCGGCTGCCAGATGCTGGTTCAATCATGTTACAAAGTAACGATTATCTGAACATCTCGAATCATCCCCGCATTCGAAAAGCACAGCTTGAAATGCTCACTGCCATGAACCGGGAGCCTCTCATGTCGGCGGTGTTTTTGCATGAAGACAGTGCAATGAATCAGTTTGAGAAAAGAATGGCTTTTTTCACAGGTTTCGAAAGCAGCATTCTCTGTCAGTCAGGCTGGGCGGCCAATGTCGGTCTTTTGCAGGTGATTGCCGACAGCTCGGTGCCCGTCTATATCGATTTTTTTGCCCATATGTCGCTGTGGGACGGGATCAAAATTGCCGGTGCGACTTCATACGCATTCCGTCATAATGATGCCGCTCACCTCGAGCGCCTCATCACCGAGCATGGCCAGGGCATTGTGGCTATCGATGCGCTCTACAGCACCTCTGGTGAAATCGCTCCTCTCAAGGATATTATTGAAGTGGCTAATCGACATGGATGCGTATCGGTTGTCGATGAATCCCATTCTCTCGGCACCTATGGCACGCAGGGGGCGGGTCTGGTTAATGAATACGGGTTGACCGATCAGGTGCATTTCATTACGGCGAGCCTCGCCAAGGCGTTTGCTGGACGGGCGGGCATCATTTTGTGTCCATCGAGACTGGCAAAGTATTACCCATTCATGGCGTCCCCATCGATTTTCAGCAGTACGCTGCTCGACTACGAAATATCTGGATTGAACGCCACGCTCGATGTTATCATGGAGGAGGACGAGCGGCGAGCAGCGCTTCGTGAAAAATCAGAATATTTCAGACGTGGTCTTTCCTCGCTGGGATACTCTGTAGCCAGTCAATCCCAGATCGTCTCTATTCTGAGCGGTCTTGAACCCGATACCGAACAGCTTCGTGACGCGCTTGAAGCGAGGAATGTTTTCGGTTCAGCCTTCATGGCTCCGGCAACTCCGAAAACCCGATCCCTCATGCGTTTTTCGATTCACAGCGGTCTCACGATGGAGGAGCTTGATTATGTTCTGAATGTTTGCGCGGATATTCGTGATGAAATCGGTATGTGGAACTGGAAATCGACGAAAACAAATCGGGTAAACCGTTGA
- a CDS encoding DUF4440 domain-containing protein yields the protein MHYQNAEEVLSNWISGICTGEIEKVEQLYHEQAVLIPTFSPHTVSTPEGIRNYFEQLATRDNLRVRLYEKSLKKQSLGGNAWILGGIYAFEFEVDQLLLTFPSRFTFAVNLEHERPIIHHHSSQVPRNLS from the coding sequence ATGCATTACCAAAACGCTGAAGAGGTTCTTTCAAACTGGATATCCGGAATCTGCACCGGGGAGATCGAAAAAGTCGAACAGCTCTATCATGAACAGGCGGTGCTCATTCCGACCTTTTCGCCTCATACCGTCAGCACTCCGGAAGGCATCCGCAACTACTTCGAACAGCTCGCCACCAGAGACAACCTCCGGGTGCGGCTCTATGAAAAATCGCTCAAGAAACAGTCTCTCGGCGGAAACGCCTGGATACTCGGCGGCATCTACGCCTTCGAGTTCGAGGTCGATCAGCTTCTGTTGACCTTTCCATCCAGATTCACCTTCGCCGTCAATCTGGAGCATGAGCGCCCGATCATCCACCACCACTCGTCGCAGGTTCCGAGAAACCTGTCATGA
- a CDS encoding OmpA family protein: protein MNTIQKLTKPAAFVMLFSTATMITGCESSSNAGRGAGYGAAAGGVIGGIIGSRSGSWVQGALIGAAIGGAAGAVIGDYMDKQAEEIRQEVRGAQVERIGEGIRVVFDTGLLFSTDSATLNANSRYNIEKLARILSRYDNTNVVVEGHTDSIGSEAANQMLSERRAESVATLLRTYGVSDYRLSAIGYGETRPVATNESEAGRRLNRRVEVLIYANEELKHQAETGELRL, encoded by the coding sequence ATGAATACCATTCAGAAACTTACAAAGCCAGCCGCCTTTGTCATGCTCTTTTCAACAGCTACGATGATCACCGGTTGCGAATCATCATCGAACGCCGGGCGTGGCGCAGGTTATGGTGCAGCAGCAGGCGGGGTGATCGGCGGCATCATCGGCAGCAGAAGCGGCAGCTGGGTTCAGGGCGCGCTGATAGGCGCAGCCATCGGCGGCGCGGCTGGCGCGGTCATCGGCGACTATATGGACAAGCAAGCCGAGGAGATCCGGCAGGAGGTCAGAGGAGCGCAGGTCGAGCGGATCGGCGAAGGTATCCGCGTGGTCTTCGACACCGGCCTGCTCTTCTCGACCGACTCGGCGACACTCAACGCAAACAGCAGGTACAATATCGAGAAGTTGGCCAGAATCTTGAGCAGGTATGACAATACCAACGTGGTCGTCGAAGGACATACCGACAGCATCGGCAGCGAAGCCGCGAACCAGATGCTCTCCGAGCGCCGCGCCGAGTCGGTGGCCACGCTCCTGAGAACCTATGGCGTCTCCGACTATCGTCTGTCCGCGATCGGATATGGCGAAACCCGCCCGGTGGCCACCAACGAAAGCGAGGCTGGCAGACGACTGAACAGGCGCGTTGAGGTGCTGATTTACGCCAACGAGGAGCTGAAGCATCAGGCCGAAACTGGCGAGTTGAGGCTCTGA
- a CDS encoding DUF2515 family protein produces the protein MLRTREEWQQTAESVLPPRERYSDRNRMITTRYAGWYLENPGILKWAGMAAFASRQVGLAILAAELMTVPERQNGDGNPLLALHRFGTERFMLADFEEIRNGNNNIYRDIAWAHAAYIGGGIAELEACAAEREDDLLVEGFGMIDRGRKLLRRDANDQEGERLIWEGNIFLLRHEQVDVLQPVFDRLSSGGRIIASFGSELDFSGDMLSDSRYRASFSSFHGYLETIAGLKSVASPSDRWQWVEQCVIPSWKAADRHMDRQWPGRNEMQKIAAGQQDIAQRLSAFLSAFGK, from the coding sequence ATGTTGCGAACACGAGAAGAGTGGCAGCAGACTGCCGAATCGGTTTTGCCGCCCAGAGAGCGGTACTCCGACAGAAACCGCATGATTACCACCCGCTATGCAGGCTGGTACCTCGAAAATCCCGGAATCCTCAAATGGGCCGGGATGGCCGCATTTGCCTCCCGGCAGGTCGGCCTGGCCATTCTGGCTGCCGAGCTGATGACGGTTCCGGAGCGACAAAACGGCGATGGAAATCCGCTGCTGGCTTTGCATCGTTTTGGCACGGAACGGTTCATGCTGGCCGATTTCGAAGAAATAAGGAACGGTAACAACAATATTTACCGCGATATTGCCTGGGCTCACGCCGCCTACATCGGTGGCGGGATTGCCGAACTCGAAGCCTGCGCCGCCGAGCGCGAAGATGACCTGCTCGTCGAAGGGTTCGGTATGATTGATCGTGGGCGAAAGCTTTTGCGCCGGGATGCAAACGATCAGGAGGGGGAGCGGCTCATCTGGGAGGGCAACATTTTTCTCTTGCGTCATGAGCAGGTTGATGTGCTTCAGCCGGTATTCGACAGGCTCAGTTCCGGCGGGCGAATCATCGCTTCGTTTGGGAGCGAGCTCGATTTCTCCGGCGACATGCTCTCCGATTCTCGGTACCGCGCCTCCTTCAGCTCTTTTCACGGCTATCTTGAAACGATTGCTGGACTGAAAAGCGTCGCCAGTCCGAGTGACCGGTGGCAGTGGGTCGAGCAGTGCGTGATTCCTTCATGGAAAGCTGCTGACCGCCATATGGATCGTCAGTGGCCCGGCAGAAACGAAATGCAGAAAATTGCCGCCGGTCAGCAGGACATTGCCCAGCGCTTGTCCGCTTTTCTCAGCGCATTCGGCAAATAA
- a CDS encoding ABC transporter permease yields the protein MMHSIRETVMQAATSLAANKLRSALTTLGVAVGVFSIIAVMTALDAVDRSIASGLSSLGANTFQIQKNPATVFGGGHGRNLYANRKDITWQQAQLFRKYMGESARNIGFIITSQAAQASYGNENTNPDVTLTGGDESFAPANGLDVISGRNLNDSDLRYASDTAVLGSDVADYLFRQGENPVGKQIRVNSKVYTVIGVFSKKGAAFGQSQDNFVLIPITRYLDEVNETSSISITVEATSQKVYKQTIDRAIGAMRLARGLTVNKANDFEIRTNESLVESFRDIQRIVGTGAFIISFMALLTAGVGIMNIMLVSVTERTREIGIRMSVGAPRRTILEQFLLEALLLSLGGGALGIVAGAGAGNLVALQFNLPVILPWAWIVVSLLVCSVIGISFGLFPAWKASRLDPVTALRAAR from the coding sequence ATGATGCACTCGATCCGCGAAACCGTGATGCAGGCCGCGACTTCGCTGGCGGCCAACAAGCTGCGCTCGGCACTGACGACGCTCGGCGTGGCGGTGGGCGTTTTCTCAATCATCGCGGTGATGACCGCGCTTGACGCGGTTGACCGTTCGATAGCATCGGGCCTGTCGAGTCTCGGCGCGAACACCTTCCAGATTCAGAAAAATCCCGCCACGGTCTTCGGCGGCGGCCATGGCCGGAATCTGTACGCCAACCGCAAGGACATCACCTGGCAACAGGCGCAGCTCTTTAGGAAATACATGGGCGAGAGCGCCCGGAACATCGGCTTCATCATCACGAGCCAGGCCGCGCAGGCCAGTTACGGCAATGAAAATACCAATCCTGACGTAACGCTGACCGGCGGAGACGAAAGCTTCGCTCCGGCCAACGGGCTCGACGTCATCTCCGGCAGGAACCTGAACGACAGCGACCTCCGCTACGCCTCTGACACAGCCGTGCTCGGCAGCGATGTAGCTGACTATCTTTTCCGGCAGGGCGAAAATCCGGTCGGCAAGCAGATACGGGTCAACAGCAAGGTCTATACGGTCATCGGGGTGTTCAGCAAGAAGGGGGCCGCGTTCGGCCAGAGCCAGGACAACTTCGTGCTCATTCCGATCACCCGCTATCTCGACGAGGTGAACGAAACGTCGAGCATCTCGATCACGGTCGAGGCGACCTCGCAGAAAGTCTACAAGCAGACCATCGACCGGGCCATCGGCGCAATGCGGCTGGCACGGGGGCTGACCGTCAATAAAGCGAACGACTTCGAGATACGAACCAACGAATCGCTGGTCGAATCGTTTCGCGACATCCAGCGCATTGTCGGTACAGGCGCCTTCATCATCAGCTTCATGGCGCTGCTCACCGCGGGCGTGGGCATCATGAACATCATGCTGGTAAGCGTCACCGAACGCACGCGCGAGATCGGCATCCGCATGTCCGTCGGGGCGCCCCGTCGCACGATTCTGGAGCAGTTCCTGCTCGAAGCACTGCTGCTCTCGCTCGGCGGCGGCGCGCTCGGCATCGTCGCCGGAGCGGGCGCGGGCAACCTGGTGGCGCTGCAATTCAATCTGCCGGTGATTCTGCCGTGGGCGTGGATCGTCGTGTCGCTGCTGGTCTGTTCGGTCATCGGCATCTCCTTCGGCCTCTTCCCGGCCTGGAAAGCCTCGCGCCTCGACCCGGTTACGGCACTCCGGGCGGCGCGCTGA
- a CDS encoding ABC transporter permease translates to MNSSLQQFRYETGESLNIAVYQIRANKVRSFLTALGVIIGIVAITMMGTAINGIDLGFEKSLSMIGYDVVYVQKGSWSTMGQWWRYRNRPDIETRYAAEINRIIEGNPGSELVVAVPQMSTIQASARYRDREILQIFAMGTSHDYPLTASGDLSAGRFFTAKESATGDAVCVIGDDIATGLFPDGRAVGKSVRLRNHNVRVVGVFKKQGKFLGLFSFDNQLIMPLGAFTKVYGKTPMVTIRVKIRDEKRVPEAKEELTGLMRRIRRLPPGKADDFGINEQQAFKSQLDPIKNGIAVAGIFITGMSLFVGAIGIMNITFVSVKERTREIGLRKALGARRRTILMQFLIESVMICLVGGVIGLATALSITVIIQNLLPDFPVSFSPMLVLASLVISVATGIISGLAPAISASRLDPAVSLRYE, encoded by the coding sequence ATGAACTCTTCGCTTCAGCAGTTCCGGTACGAGACGGGTGAGAGCCTGAACATCGCCGTGTACCAGATCCGGGCCAACAAGGTTCGCTCGTTCCTGACGGCGCTTGGCGTCATCATCGGCATCGTGGCGATCACCATGATGGGCACGGCCATCAACGGCATCGACCTCGGTTTCGAGAAAAGCCTCTCCATGATCGGCTACGACGTGGTCTATGTGCAGAAAGGCTCATGGAGCACGATGGGCCAGTGGTGGCGCTACCGCAACCGGCCCGACATTGAGACCCGCTATGCCGCCGAGATCAACCGGATCATCGAGGGCAACCCCGGCTCCGAACTGGTGGTAGCCGTACCGCAGATGTCCACCATCCAGGCCTCGGCCCGCTACCGCGACCGCGAAATTCTGCAAATCTTCGCGATGGGCACCAGCCACGACTACCCGCTCACGGCCTCCGGCGACCTGTCGGCGGGGCGCTTCTTCACGGCGAAGGAGTCGGCGACGGGCGACGCGGTGTGCGTCATCGGGGACGATATCGCCACGGGATTGTTCCCGGACGGACGCGCGGTCGGCAAGTCGGTTCGCCTGCGGAATCACAACGTGCGCGTGGTGGGCGTCTTCAAAAAGCAGGGCAAGTTCCTCGGCCTCTTCAGCTTCGACAACCAGCTCATCATGCCGCTCGGCGCGTTCACGAAAGTCTATGGCAAAACTCCGATGGTAACGATCAGGGTCAAGATCAGGGATGAAAAGCGCGTTCCGGAAGCCAAGGAGGAGCTGACCGGGCTGATGCGCCGCATCCGGCGACTGCCGCCCGGCAAGGCGGACGACTTCGGCATCAACGAGCAGCAGGCGTTCAAAAGCCAGCTCGACCCGATCAAGAACGGCATCGCCGTGGCGGGCATCTTCATCACCGGCATGTCGCTGTTCGTCGGCGCGATCGGCATCATGAACATCACCTTCGTCTCCGTCAAGGAGCGCACCCGCGAGATCGGCCTGCGCAAGGCACTCGGCGCGCGACGCCGCACGATTCTCATGCAGTTCCTCATCGAATCGGTGATGATCTGCCTCGTCGGCGGCGTCATCGGCCTCGCCACGGCGCTCTCGATCACCGTGATCATCCAGAACCTGCTGCCGGACTTCCCCGTCAGCTTCTCGCCGATGCTCGTGCTGGCGAGCCTGGTGATTTCAGTAGCCACCGGCATCATTTCGGGCCTCGCTCCGGCGATTTCGGCATCACGGCTCGACCCGGCAGTTTCACTCAGATACGAATAG
- a CDS encoding ABC transporter ATP-binding protein, translating to MMGDQLVKALDRIDLDFRENDYAAIMGPSGSGKSTLMNILGCLDTPTSGRYELNGQNVAEMDDDELARVRNREIGFVFQTFNLLPRLDCLRNVELPLIYAGVSPEERLERARKALEEVGLGDRIDHKPGELSGGQTQRVAIARALVNHPSIILADEPTGNLDTATSHDIMEMFGKLSDAGNTIILITHEEDIAKFTRRIIRLRDGRIESDSAP from the coding sequence ATGATGGGCGACCAGCTCGTCAAGGCGCTCGACAGGATCGACCTCGATTTCCGCGAGAACGACTACGCGGCCATCATGGGGCCGTCAGGCAGCGGCAAGTCAACGCTGATGAACATCCTCGGCTGCCTCGATACGCCGACTTCAGGGCGCTACGAACTGAACGGCCAGAACGTGGCCGAGATGGATGACGACGAGCTGGCCCGAGTACGCAACCGCGAGATCGGCTTCGTCTTCCAGACCTTCAACCTCCTGCCGCGCCTCGACTGCCTGCGCAACGTGGAGCTGCCGCTGATCTACGCGGGCGTCTCGCCGGAGGAGCGGCTCGAACGGGCGCGCAAGGCGCTGGAGGAGGTGGGCCTCGGCGACCGGATCGACCACAAGCCCGGCGAGCTGTCGGGCGGCCAGACGCAGCGCGTGGCGATTGCGCGGGCGCTGGTGAACCACCCGTCGATCATCCTCGCCGACGAACCCACCGGCAACCTCGACACGGCCACCAGCCACGACATCATGGAGATGTTCGGCAAGCTCTCCGACGCGGGCAACACCATCATCCTCATCACCCACGAAGAGGACATCGCCAAGTTCACCCGCCGAATCATCCGCCTGCGCGACGGCCGGATCGAAAGCGATTCCGCGCCATGA
- a CDS encoding efflux RND transporter periplasmic adaptor subunit, with amino-acid sequence MAKTQRSGKLRTILIIAAALIIAGGGLLAWLNMREKAVEVTTEKVFRKEVVHTVTATGKIQPETEVAMSPDVSGEIIELPVVEGQEVKTGDLLFRIQPDIYVNQVKQSQAQLNLAKAQSMEARARMLKAEDDFRKASILYKDKLISQTDWLTSKTNAEASRAAYDASRFSIQQNQSMLDQNDERLGKTVVRSPIDGAIVSLKSKSGERVVGTGQFPGTEVLRIANLDSMQLEVEVNENDIVNVRVGNPVTVTVDAFGERKFQGEVREIANSATTQAANTQEEVTNFAVKIRILNHQRLLKPGMSGTAEIETQRVPNALVVPIQSVTMRDASGKSHATPAESASENKAVQSASALHAPKESEGVFVVEGKRARFRKVKTGTTDNTHIIVLSGLKEGDEVVSGSYSAISRELRDGSAIKAQERQ; translated from the coding sequence ATGGCAAAGACACAACGCTCCGGAAAGCTTCGTACCATTCTGATCATCGCCGCCGCGCTCATCATTGCCGGAGGCGGGCTTCTCGCCTGGCTGAACATGCGTGAAAAGGCGGTGGAGGTAACCACCGAAAAGGTTTTCCGCAAGGAGGTGGTGCACACCGTCACGGCGACCGGCAAAATCCAGCCCGAAACCGAGGTAGCCATGTCGCCCGACGTGTCGGGAGAGATCATCGAACTGCCGGTCGTGGAGGGTCAGGAGGTGAAAACCGGCGACCTGCTCTTCCGGATTCAGCCCGATATTTACGTCAACCAGGTCAAGCAGAGCCAGGCGCAGCTCAATCTGGCGAAAGCGCAGAGCATGGAAGCCAGGGCGCGAATGCTCAAGGCGGAGGACGACTTCCGCAAAGCCTCTATATTATATAAGGACAAGCTGATTTCACAGACCGACTGGCTCACGTCGAAAACCAACGCCGAGGCCAGCCGCGCCGCTTACGACGCCTCGCGATTCTCCATCCAACAGAACCAGAGTATGCTCGACCAGAACGACGAGCGCCTCGGCAAAACCGTGGTGCGCTCGCCTATCGACGGCGCGATCGTGTCGCTGAAGAGCAAATCCGGCGAGCGCGTCGTCGGCACGGGGCAGTTCCCCGGCACCGAGGTGCTGCGCATCGCCAACCTCGACAGCATGCAGCTCGAAGTGGAGGTGAACGAGAACGACATCGTCAACGTGCGCGTCGGCAATCCGGTGACGGTCACAGTCGATGCCTTCGGCGAGCGCAAGTTCCAGGGCGAGGTGCGCGAAATCGCCAACTCGGCCACCACGCAGGCCGCCAACACCCAGGAGGAGGTGACCAACTTCGCCGTCAAGATCAGAATTCTCAACCATCAGCGCCTGCTCAAGCCCGGCATGAGCGGCACGGCGGAGATCGAGACCCAGCGCGTGCCCAACGCGCTCGTCGTGCCGATCCAGAGCGTCACGATGCGCGACGCCTCCGGCAAGAGCCACGCGACTCCGGCGGAATCCGCGAGCGAGAACAAAGCGGTGCAGAGCGCCTCTGCCCTTCATGCCCCGAAAGAGAGCGAAGGAGTGTTCGTCGTCGAAGGCAAGCGGGCGCGATTCAGGAAGGTCAAAACCGGAACAACCGACAACACGCACATCATCGTGCTCTCCGGCCTGAAGGAGGGCGATGAGGTAGTGTCGGGCAGCTACAGCGCGATCAGCCGCGAGCTGCGCGACGGCAGCGCCATCAAAGCGCAGGAGAGGCAGTGA